A genomic region of Aspergillus oryzae RIB40 DNA, chromosome 1 contains the following coding sequences:
- a CDS encoding FAD-dependent oxidoreductase (predicted protein), which translates to MSNAGSKPKLRVAIIGAGPAGLGAAIEFQKLPFVDLRIYEQARELREVGAGISIQRNTWRMLDALGVYDNIDPSTIFSAADGHSVQHRGQHDTPPRHKHARALRTVLQQALLKAVDKTNLRLSSRLVEIRELPNKTLSLRFEDEHTDEVDLLIGADGVRSVVRQFSFPDHRISYTGTTAFRALVNADDILSIPNFPDAVTFWHGPTRNLRQSFKRFLVKSGK; encoded by the exons ATGTCAAACGCAGGCAGCAAACCAAAGCTAAGAGTGGCAATCATCGGTGCCGGCCCAGCAGGCTTAGGTGCAGCGATTGAATTTCAGAAGCTTCCCTTTGTCGATCTTCGAATCTACGAACAAGCTCGAGAGTTACGTGAGGTCGGTGCGGGTATAAGTATTCAACGGAACACCTGGCGCATGCTAGACGCCTTGGGTGTTTATGATAATATCGATCCGAGTACCATCTTTAGCGCCGCAGATGGCCATTCCGTGCAGCATCG CGGACAACACGACACTCCGCCGCGACATAAGCATGCCAGGGCCTTACGCACTGTACTTCAACAAGCGCTTCTGAAAGCCGTGGATAAAACAAATCTGCGACTTTCGAGTCGTCTTGTTGAGATCCGTGAATTGCCGAACAAAACATTATCATTGCGATTTGAGGATGAACACACGGATGAAGTAGATCTCCTAATAGGAGCTGACGGTGTTCGATCG GTTGTCCGCCAATTCTCCTTCCCGGACCATCGCATCAGCTATACTGGTACAACAGCCTTCCGGGCCCTAGTTAACGCGGACGATATTTTGAGTATTCCCAACTTTCCGGACGCCGTGACCTTCTGGCATGGGCCGACTAG GAATTTGCGCCAATCATTCAAGAGGTTCTTAGTAAAATCGGGGAAGTGA